Below is a genomic region from Pseudomonas berkeleyensis.
AAGGCAAGGCTCTTGCCGATCGCCTCCTCTTCGCTGCCATAGCGCGGATGCAGGTAATCGATTTCCAGTGCCAGCAACCCGTCGAAACCGTGCTGACGCAGCAGCTGCAGGGTTCGCGGAATATCGATCAGGCCCTCGCCAAGCGGCACGCTCGGCCAGAAGCCGAACTCACGCGGGCTACCACGGAAGGCGCAGATATCCTTGATGTGCGTGGCCTTGGCATGGGGCGCGAGCAGCTCGATCACCTGCATCGGGTCTTCGAACATGCGCAGGTTGTTGGCGGTATCCAGACACACGCCAAGGGCCGGGTTGTCGACGGCTTCGAGCAACTCCAGCACTTCGGCGGCCAACAGGTCGACGTGGTTCTCCATGGCCAGTACCACACCCTGCCCCGCCGCATAATCGGCCGCCCGCCGCAGCAGCGGCAGCAACTGGGTCTTGTGCGCGAGCCAGGACTCCGGCCGCGTGCGACGCCCACCGGCGCAGATGCGCATCACGCTGGCGCCCAGCGCCTTGGCGATGTCGATATGGCGCTGCAGATCGGCCAGTTCCTCGACACGCGCACCAGAACCCAGCCCATGGGGATGGCCCCAGGCCCAGACCAGTTCGAGGCCGGCTTCATCCAGCAGACCACGCAAACGCTCCAGATTACGTGGCGAGCTGTCATCGAGCATGAACGACTCGATGGAAACACCCTGCACCTCGTGGGCGCGTGCCCTGTCGATGAAGTCCTCGAGAGTCATGCGGTAAGCAGGAGGCTGTTCCAGGTTCGGGTACACCTCGCCGAAGTAACGGTGGTAGCAGTAGGAATCGATGGCG
It encodes:
- a CDS encoding sugar phosphate isomerase/epimerase family protein, whose protein sequence is MKIAIDSYCYHRYFGEVYPNLEQPPAYRMTLEDFIDRARAHEVQGVSIESFMLDDSSPRNLERLRGLLDEAGLELVWAWGHPHGLGSGARVEELADLQRHIDIAKALGASVMRICAGGRRTRPESWLAHKTQLLPLLRRAADYAAGQGVVLAMENHVDLLAAEVLELLEAVDNPALGVCLDTANNLRMFEDPMQVIELLAPHAKATHIKDICAFRGSPREFGFWPSVPLGEGLIDIPRTLQLLRQHGFDGLLALEIDYLHPRYGSEEEAIGKSLAFMRQTLARQHQTCA